Proteins encoded within one genomic window of Mycoplasma phocoenae:
- a CDS encoding F0F1 ATP synthase subunit A, which produces MDKLFGHWALNDDSAWGNDLPQNNPLISLIFLTILIVAFSILVFVYAKRSKVERAPSKLIIVVEQYIMFIDDMTDQGSQGRLTKTAPYFFSLFTFLAIGNMLSIFGLAPIAMSITAVFTLSAITWIGTIILGACTHKLKYWKEWINPLDWIGKVTPILSLTFRMFGNISGGALLVILLEAFLTWIWSSIFGFTSGSTGEQINLISILIIPWLSLYFDLFDSILQAFVFVVLSISYWTLSMAQTEQNESKKQVRNKMKNIIKTSQNN; this is translated from the coding sequence ATGGATAAATTATTTGGGCATTGAGCTTTGAATGATGATTCAGCTTGAGGAAATGATTTACCGCAAAACAACCCATTAATTAGTTTGATATTTTTAACAATTCTAATTGTTGCATTTTCAATATTAGTGTTTGTTTATGCGAAGCGTTCCAAAGTTGAAAGAGCACCTTCAAAGTTAATTATTGTTGTTGAACAGTACATTATGTTCATTGATGATATGACGGACCAAGGATCTCAAGGACGACTTACAAAAACCGCTCCTTATTTCTTTAGTTTATTCACTTTCTTAGCAATTGGAAATATGCTTTCAATTTTTGGGTTAGCGCCTATTGCAATGTCGATTACAGCTGTATTCACGTTGTCTGCGATAACATGAATAGGAACTATTATTCTAGGAGCTTGCACTCACAAATTGAAATATTGAAAAGAATGAATAAATCCTTTAGACTGAATCGGAAAAGTAACTCCGATATTAAGTTTAACATTCCGTATGTTTGGTAACATTTCCGGTGGAGCTTTATTAGTTATCTTGCTCGAAGCATTTTTAACATGAATATGAAGTTCTATATTCGGATTTACAAGTGGATCAACCGGGGAACAAATAAACTTGATATCAATACTTATTATTCCTTGATTAAGTTTATATTTCGATTTATTTGATTCAATTCTGCAGGCTTTTGTGTTTGTTGTTTTATCGATAAGTTATTGAACGTTATCGATGGCGCAGACTGAGCAAAATGAGTCAAAAAAACAAGTTAGAAACAAAATGAAAAACATTATAAAAACAAGTCAAAACAATTAA
- the atpF gene encoding F0F1 ATP synthase subunit B codes for MTHIQLMSEGGVNEELKNVFTNFAFQLPYFIFTIISFVVTILVLTFLVYKPVKKALKKRQEFIQKNIDDSVQAKTAAIELQNEANESLIETYRKADMIIHDAKIDGEKIVDVLTKDAKAKAEHMIQQTNISINKGWRDFEKEEKRIITENAIEIAKKIIGREIKDEENKKMIQQLLDEAS; via the coding sequence ATGACACATATTCAATTAATGAGTGAAGGCGGAGTTAATGAAGAATTAAAAAATGTCTTCACAAACTTTGCATTTCAATTACCTTATTTTATTTTTACAATTATTTCTTTTGTTGTAACAATTCTAGTTTTAACTTTTTTAGTATATAAACCAGTTAAAAAAGCTTTGAAAAAAAGACAAGAATTTATACAAAAAAATATTGATGATTCAGTGCAAGCTAAAACAGCAGCTATTGAACTTCAAAACGAAGCAAACGAATCATTAATCGAAACATATAGAAAAGCAGATATGATCATCCATGATGCTAAAATTGATGGAGAAAAAATCGTTGACGTCTTAACAAAAGATGCAAAGGCTAAAGCAGAACACATGATTCAACAAACAAATATTTCAATCAATAAAGGTTGACGTGATTTTGAAAAAGAAGAAAAACGTATTATCACTGAAAACGCTATTGAAATTGCTAAAAAAATTATCGGTCGCGAAATAAAGGACGAAGAAAATAAAAAAATGATTCAACAATTATTAGATGAGGCATCATAA
- a CDS encoding phosphoketolase, which yields MKKDIYSTKEYFDKLDGWFRAANFLSAGQIYLRNNPLLREELTADDIKIYPIGHWGTIPGQNFIYAHLNRVINKYDLDMFYIEGPGHGGQVMVSNSYLDGSYSDLFPEITQDQKGMQKLFKNFSFPGGIASHAAPETPGSIHEGGELGYSISHAVGAILDNPNVIAATVIGDGEAETGPLSAGWFSNSFINPVTDGAMLPILYLNGGKISNPTILSRKTDEELTQFFNGLGWDPIFIEGNDPIKMHPIMAQKMDEAIEKIISIQTKARTKKPEEATRPNWPVIVARLPKGWTGPAEWNNEVLEGSFRSHQVPVPVSSANFQYADKLKNWLLSYRPNELFDENGTFKDEYRQISPKGLKRMSVHPITNGGINPQNLVLNNWKDFALKFETPGELKAQDMIEFGGYIAQIIKDNPNNFRVFGPDETKSNRLNKIFAVTKRQWLERIDSKLDEFMSPYGRIIDSQLSEHQAEGFLEGYVLTGRHGFFASYEAFLRVVDSMITQHQKWLKKADEYSWRNDYPSLNIMAVSTAFQQDHNGYTHQDPGILGHLADKDPKYIREYLPADTNCLLATASKAFADRNVINLIVASKQVRDQFFSVEEAEELVEKGLKVIDWASNTKPNEEPDLIFVSAGTEPTIEALASINLINAWDKNLKIRYVNVLDLLKLRHPSVDPRGLSDEEFNKIFTKNKPIVFAFHGYEALIRDIFFLRENHNIKIHGYRENGDITTTFDIRVMSEMDRFHMAVTAAKEVALKNKEAFIEQMTDKIKYHNEYILEYGTDIDEVKNWKWTPLK from the coding sequence ATGAAAAAAGACATTTATTCAACAAAAGAATATTTTGATAAATTAGACGGATGATTTAGAGCTGCAAACTTTTTATCTGCTGGTCAAATTTATTTAAGAAATAATCCATTATTAAGAGAAGAATTAACTGCGGATGATATTAAAATTTATCCAATAGGTCACTGAGGAACAATACCAGGTCAAAACTTTATTTATGCTCATTTAAACCGTGTTATAAACAAATATGATTTAGATATGTTTTACATTGAAGGGCCAGGACATGGTGGGCAAGTTATGGTTTCTAACTCATATCTTGACGGTAGTTACTCAGATTTATTTCCTGAAATTACTCAAGATCAAAAAGGAATGCAAAAGTTATTTAAAAACTTTTCATTCCCAGGCGGAATTGCTTCTCATGCAGCACCAGAAACACCGGGGTCAATTCATGAAGGTGGGGAATTAGGTTATTCAATTTCTCATGCGGTTGGGGCTATTTTAGATAATCCTAATGTTATTGCAGCAACCGTTATTGGGGATGGAGAGGCTGAAACAGGGCCATTGTCAGCCGGATGATTCTCTAACTCATTTATTAACCCAGTTACTGATGGAGCCATGTTACCTATTCTTTATTTAAATGGTGGGAAAATTTCTAATCCAACAATTCTTTCGCGTAAAACTGATGAAGAATTAACCCAATTTTTTAATGGTTTGGGTTGAGATCCGATATTTATTGAGGGTAATGATCCTATTAAAATGCACCCAATTATGGCTCAAAAAATGGATGAAGCTATTGAAAAAATAATTAGTATCCAAACTAAAGCCAGAACTAAAAAACCAGAAGAAGCAACAAGACCAAATTGACCAGTTATTGTCGCTCGTTTACCAAAGGGATGAACAGGGCCTGCTGAATGAAATAATGAAGTATTAGAAGGTAGTTTCCGTTCACACCAAGTACCAGTCCCAGTATCGAGTGCAAATTTTCAATATGCTGATAAATTAAAAAACTGATTACTTTCATATAGACCTAATGAATTATTTGATGAAAATGGTACATTCAAAGATGAATATCGTCAAATTAGTCCAAAAGGATTAAAAAGAATGAGCGTTCACCCAATAACAAACGGTGGAATAAATCCTCAAAATTTAGTATTGAATAACTGAAAAGATTTTGCATTAAAATTTGAAACACCAGGCGAGTTAAAAGCACAAGATATGATTGAATTTGGTGGATATATTGCTCAAATTATTAAAGACAACCCAAATAATTTCCGTGTTTTTGGTCCTGATGAAACAAAATCAAATAGATTGAATAAAATTTTTGCAGTTACAAAACGCCAATGATTAGAAAGAATTGATTCAAAACTAGATGAATTTATGTCGCCATACGGTAGAATCATTGATTCGCAATTATCAGAACATCAAGCTGAAGGATTTTTAGAAGGTTATGTATTAACAGGTCGTCATGGATTTTTCGCAAGCTATGAAGCATTTTTAAGGGTTGTTGACTCAATGATTACTCAACATCAAAAATGATTGAAAAAAGCTGACGAATATTCATGAAGAAATGATTATCCATCATTAAACATTATGGCGGTTTCTACGGCATTTCAACAAGATCATAACGGATATACACATCAAGACCCAGGTATTTTAGGTCATTTAGCAGACAAAGATCCTAAATACATTCGTGAATACTTACCTGCGGATACTAACTGTTTATTAGCAACAGCTTCTAAAGCGTTTGCCGATAGAAATGTTATTAACTTAATAGTTGCGTCAAAACAAGTAAGAGATCAATTCTTTTCTGTTGAAGAAGCAGAAGAATTAGTTGAAAAAGGATTGAAAGTTATTGACTGAGCATCAAATACAAAACCAAATGAAGAACCAGATTTAATATTTGTTTCTGCAGGTACTGAACCAACAATTGAAGCACTAGCTTCAATTAATCTAATTAACGCTTGAGATAAAAACTTAAAAATTAGATATGTTAACGTTTTAGATTTATTAAAATTACGCCACCCATCAGTTGATCCAAGAGGATTATCTGACGAAGAATTTAATAAAATATTTACTAAAAACAAACCAATTGTATTCGCATTTCACGGATACGAAGCATTAATTAGAGATATTTTCTTTTTACGTGAAAACCATAATATTAAAATCCACGGATATCGTGAAAATGGAGATATCACAACAACATTTGACATTCGTGTAATGTCTGAAATGGACCGTTTCCATATGGCGGTTACTGCAGCAAAAGAAGTTGCTTTAAAAAACAAAGAAGCTTTTATTGAACAGATGACTGACAAAATTAAATACCACAACGAATATATTCTTGAATACGGTACCGACATTGATGAAGTTAAAAATTGAAAATGAACCCCGTTAAAATAG
- the cdd gene encoding cytidine deaminase, with amino-acid sequence MKININELKEKLQYSYCPYSKFRVAAVAIDENDNKYYGVNAENIAFPSGLCAERSALFGSVAYGAKVGTFKEIHIISSGKTVIYPCSGCRQVMLEFMKPDSLVYCYDSTGENYSVTTLEELNPHGIWPSTIEIK; translated from the coding sequence ATGAAAATAAATATAAACGAATTAAAAGAAAAACTACAGTATTCATATTGTCCTTATTCAAAATTTAGAGTTGCAGCTGTTGCTATTGACGAAAATGACAATAAATATTACGGAGTTAACGCGGAAAATATAGCGTTTCCAAGTGGTCTTTGTGCTGAAAGAAGTGCATTGTTTGGTTCTGTAGCTTATGGAGCTAAAGTGGGGACATTTAAAGAAATCCATATTATATCATCAGGCAAAACAGTAATTTATCCATGTTCAGGATGTAGACAAGTTATGCTAGAATTTATGAAGCCAGACTCATTAGTGTATTGTTACGATTCAACTGGAGAAAACTATTCAGTAACTACTTTAGAAGAACTGAATCCACATGGAATATGACCTTCCACAATTGAAATTAAATAA
- a CDS encoding ATP-dependent Clp protease ATP-binding subunit, translating to MNAKWQTNLEGKEVLREYGRDLIALAKENKLEPVINRDEEIRRLIRILSRKTKNNPVLVGEPGTGKTAIVEGLARKIVEKQVPNDLLNKELWEIDLSAMIAGAMYQGQFEERLKKLIDVVEKSEGNILLFIDEIHMLVGAGKNNQSAMDAANIFKPLMARGILHLIGATTNDEYRQYIETDAALERRMQKIYVNEPTVEDTITILRGIKERFEAYHGVKITDQALVVAAQLSDRYITERFLPDKAIDLIDEAAATIKTEMNSQPEELEIASQHLARAKMAKLAIESDDSNPQEKNNKLIELNKEITELDTEVKRLTKQWNNEKELFNTMSNIKDEIDYLKNKQQLLLGEGKYTEASKIMYGTLPSLEKKLEENELKINNLNSKLVKESVDEDEVAEIVAKWTKIPVAKLLKTEINKILNLESELKENIKGQDNACHLVSQSILRSKAGVNDPRQPLGTFLFLGPTGVGKTELSRKLASALFDDENKLIRLDMSEYMEKHTVSKLIGSPPGYIGFNEGGHLTELIRRNPYSIVLFDEIEKAHPDVLNILLQIMDNGNLTDSRGKFINFRNTIIIMTSNIASTLIANKKHNMEIIKKELLKHLRPEFLNRIDNLIAFDALTKESIHQIVELELNNLAKRLKKHNNYYIEFTNDVIDKIANDGYNYDDGARVIKRYIKEHIENLLAVAILKNEIHPEEKVKLKISNNEFVLDL from the coding sequence ATGAACGCAAAATGACAAACAAATTTAGAAGGTAAAGAAGTATTAAGGGAATACGGTAGAGACTTAATTGCTCTTGCCAAGGAAAACAAATTAGAACCTGTTATTAATCGTGATGAAGAAATAAGAAGATTAATTAGAATACTATCTAGAAAAACTAAAAATAATCCAGTTCTCGTTGGTGAACCAGGCACTGGTAAAACCGCTATTGTTGAAGGGTTGGCTCGTAAAATTGTGGAAAAACAAGTTCCTAATGATTTATTGAATAAAGAATTATGAGAAATAGATTTAAGTGCTATGATAGCTGGAGCTATGTATCAAGGCCAATTCGAAGAAAGGCTTAAAAAATTAATTGATGTTGTTGAAAAAAGTGAAGGTAATATTTTATTATTCATTGACGAAATACATATGCTAGTTGGAGCTGGTAAAAACAATCAAAGCGCAATGGATGCTGCGAATATTTTTAAACCATTAATGGCTAGAGGTATATTACATTTAATTGGTGCAACTACTAATGATGAATATAGACAATATATTGAAACTGATGCAGCATTAGAACGTAGAATGCAAAAAATTTATGTTAATGAACCGACTGTTGAAGACACCATAACAATATTAAGAGGTATTAAAGAACGTTTTGAAGCATACCATGGCGTTAAAATTACGGACCAAGCTTTAGTTGTGGCCGCACAATTAAGTGATAGATATATTACTGAGCGTTTTTTACCAGATAAAGCTATTGATTTAATTGATGAAGCGGCAGCAACAATAAAAACAGAAATGAATTCACAACCTGAGGAATTAGAGATTGCAAGTCAGCATTTAGCAAGAGCAAAAATGGCTAAACTTGCTATTGAATCTGATGATAGTAATCCTCAAGAAAAAAACAATAAATTAATTGAATTAAATAAGGAAATTACTGAATTAGATACTGAAGTAAAACGTTTAACAAAACAATGAAACAATGAAAAAGAATTATTTAACACAATGTCAAATATAAAAGACGAAATAGATTATTTAAAAAACAAACAACAATTACTTTTAGGAGAAGGTAAATACACGGAAGCTTCCAAAATAATGTATGGTACATTACCTTCATTAGAAAAAAAACTCGAAGAAAATGAATTGAAAATTAATAACTTAAATTCTAAATTAGTAAAAGAAAGTGTTGATGAAGATGAGGTTGCAGAAATTGTGGCCAAATGAACAAAAATACCTGTAGCTAAATTATTAAAAACCGAAATTAATAAAATATTAAATTTAGAAAGTGAATTAAAAGAAAATATCAAAGGACAAGATAATGCTTGTCATTTAGTGTCGCAATCAATTTTAAGATCAAAAGCTGGAGTAAATGATCCTAGACAACCGCTAGGTACATTCTTATTTTTAGGACCCACTGGGGTAGGTAAAACTGAACTTTCAAGAAAATTAGCTTCAGCTTTATTTGATGATGAAAATAAATTAATTAGATTAGACATGTCAGAATACATGGAAAAACACACTGTGTCTAAATTAATTGGATCGCCTCCCGGTTACATTGGTTTTAATGAAGGGGGACATTTGACAGAATTAATAAGAAGAAATCCTTATTCAATAGTTTTATTTGATGAAATTGAAAAAGCTCATCCGGATGTTTTAAATATTTTATTGCAAATTATGGATAATGGTAATCTTACTGATTCGAGAGGAAAATTTATAAACTTTAGAAATACAATTATAATAATGACTTCTAATATTGCATCAACATTAATAGCTAATAAAAAACATAATATGGAGATAATAAAAAAGGAATTATTAAAACATTTAAGACCTGAATTTTTAAATAGAATTGACAATTTAATAGCATTTGATGCACTAACAAAAGAAAGCATTCACCAAATTGTTGAATTAGAGCTAAATAATTTAGCAAAAAGATTAAAAAAACATAACAATTACTACATTGAATTTACAAATGATGTTATCGACAAAATTGCGAATGATGGATACAATTATGACGATGGCGCAAGAGTTATAAAAAGATACATTAAAGAACATATAGAAAATCTTTTAGCTGTAGCTATATTAAAAAATGAAATCCATCCTGAAGAAAAAGTGAAATTAAAAATATCAAATAACGAATTTGTGTTAGATTTATAA
- the atpE gene encoding ATP synthase F0 subunit C, with translation MNDIIVNAFDASKAKEVGSNGLSYGLALVGAGLAMLGAGGAGIGQGIAVAKVAEAIGRNPEAKSKLNSTMFIGLSIIETCAIYCFVIALLIIFV, from the coding sequence ATGAATGATATTATTGTAAACGCATTTGATGCGTCAAAAGCGAAAGAAGTTGGAAGCAACGGGCTTTCATATGGATTAGCACTAGTTGGTGCAGGACTAGCAATGTTAGGAGCTGGAGGAGCAGGTATTGGTCAAGGTATTGCAGTTGCTAAAGTTGCGGAAGCAATTGGACGTAACCCTGAAGCTAAATCAAAACTTAACTCTACAATGTTCATCGGGCTTTCAATCATTGAAACATGTGCTATTTATTGTTTCGTTATCGCATTGCTAATTATTTTCGTATAG